One Osmerus eperlanus chromosome 2, fOsmEpe2.1, whole genome shotgun sequence genomic window, AATGCAATCAACtagtaacaaaaaaaaaagagagatttagATTACTCTAATGGCAGCTGACAATCCATCCTTGATTAGCCTATTCGTCTTAAATTTAAGGATTGTCTACTGTACAATACTATGGTTTTATTGCCATTGGGATCATGTTTTTTTGCTGAGAATGTATAACACACAACATTCTTTATAAAGCTTATTTTGCTTCAATCATTGGCTACAAACCCTCATCATTGGGGTATTGGAATTGTCTTTTCACCGATTGACATTGTTCATGACTAGCCTTGACTTTTACATTCTCAGTGTTGCTATTTAGAATGTGAGAATTTTTTTAATTGAAGATTGCAAAATCACCAATTTATATTGACTTTATTCATTTTAAATATCAATAGTCCaattgctgtgtagtttaaaagTCTTGAGCTGATGAGATGGATTGATAGATGTTAGAAAAAGAAAGGAATAATGGTGAGAGAGGGCGGTAAATGACATGTGCTAGTAGAAGAGGTGAAAGCACTGAGCTAAATTGTAAGGAATGTTAAGTAGCCTATGGGAGTAAATGGATTCCCAGATTAAAGAGTGAAAGAGGTTGACACATGTAATATGATGTGAAGTGGGAGATATGAGAGACATGAGTAAATGTGTAGTTGTGACAGCTTGATAGCAACATTGCCTAAGTGGATGGTAAAAGATGGGGATGGATTGGAAAGACAAGACAGAAACAGTGAAAGTTCAATCTCCAGATTAAGTCATAAGGGAATGCTTCAAGTGCTTGGCACCAATTTTCAACTTCCAGGCTAAAGTAGCTCTTACTAAATGGCCAACATTTAGTAAGAGCTACTAATGGAAAGCGAGGGAGTTTAATGTTTTTCTCTTCCTTCAAGTTAATAAAAACAAGGATTTGTATCGATTTGATTATGTAGCATGCTCCCTGAAGTGGCCTTCCTTTTATTAAGCAGAGTAACAGTACAGGTCAACCTGTCCTCCAAAAAGTGTTCAGCATAATGAATGAACAAGCCACAGTGTTCTTCACTTGCTAATAACTTAAATTAGCCACAGCTATGACGTAAAGTTACCTATATTTGAAACAAGGGTTTAGTGGATAATCTGTGTAAATTTAGCTCTTCAGGTTTTAGCTAGCAGCAAATAGGATGAAGCGGTTGTGCTATGAAGTTGGATCGGTGGGATAGCCTGGCCTCTTCCTGGTACAGTGAGTTGAACCTACTCTTGAGTCAGGCGAGCAGTTTCAGAGTTTAACTTTGCAGCTCTACAATCAATATTAAACATTAACCCTCAGATGAAGTCCACTCACTGTCGAGTGGTTGGGGCAGTTTAGCTTTAAAATAAAGGCTGGACAATGATATTTATTTACAATGCTACACATCACTGTCTATTTTTTGCTGCCATTGTTGATCCGAATTCTAAttcaaagaaggaaagaaactgAAGCATGATTACGGCGTAGTTTACATGTACCCTAACCTCAACACCAATGTGTCATTGTGTGGTATTCAACTGTCGTGCTGGTGTGGGCTTTTCTCTCAGAGTAGCAGAGCGCACCTAAGGCCAGTTCTGAGTGGAGGTCCttccccaggcccccccccccccctgaattCCAGCCAGCATGTCaagtgacccccctcccccctactctgGGGGCCCCAGTGCCCCTCTCGTGGAGGAGAAGAATGGACAACCTGTCGGACAGCCTGCAGCCTCGGGTATATCTAAAGCTTTTTTCAGACTGCATGTTTGTTCTGTGGACATTAGTTTTTAGTTTGTTGTTGTTAGCTGTCTATTACATTAGGCTACGTTTACCTAATTAAAGTATCAGTATTTGTTGGGTGTTGTTTTACAAGATATTGTGCAGTCAAAAAATCGTCCCCCTCTTTCTGCCTTCGGGCTAATGTAAGGAAAGTCTAAAAGGAAATGTCACCAAGGCAACCTTTCAAAGCAGTTTATATATGTGTAAACAAGACCCTTTCCTCGTCTCCTCCCATGAATAAAATACAGTTTTGATCACATAGGTACTTGCCTAATTATATCAATGCTTAATAAAACATCCTTGTAAATTACAATGATTAAATGAATATTGTAAACGGTTCAAATGTGGGTCATTTCTCACATAGGCTTCATTGATGCTTCTTTCTCTACTTTTGTAGGTTTCTCTCAGTGATAAATGGTTACCTGTTTGTACTCATGCCTGAGTATAGCGTAGTCCATAAGGAATAGTGATGTGAGGGTGGTCTTAACTGTGTATTTATGCTTGGTGTCTTTCAGCTGAAGCTCCTATAACTGTGGGTCCTCCCCAGGGACAGCCGCTACCACCAGACTATGGTCCTCCACCCTATGAGGCCAGCCTACAGCCAGGCTTCCTGCCCCCACACGTCCCAGGTGATGGGCCCATGCCAATGCCCATTTTGTCACCACACGGTATGTATACTGAAGTGGACATGCCAAAACAATGCTACTGCTATGGTAGCTTGGCTCTTTAAAAGTGGCCTGATTCTGTTTGACCAATCAGTGGTCTGCTGTGTTTTTACGTCACCTTTTGGTATTTGAAACCTcgatttgaaatgaaaccaaTAGTACTAGGAACCAGGTTTGCCTGGTCAAGTCAAACTGGTACAATGCACTAGAAAAGTGACATAAAATGACACAGTCCCTTCTGAGCTGGAATTTGATAAATGTTTATATTACTGAACATTTCATTGTTTTCATCAACTACATTCAAAATTGAAGTTAGAATAGGCGACTTTAAACTTTACATGTCAGTTAGTTTAGGAACCAATTAAAGTAGTTTAACCAAGCTAGAAGCTGTTTTCTCTGTGGAAGACTGTGGAAGATTCTACATAATGAATCTGCTGGCTAAGTACCACAGATGGTGCCAGCTGGCAGCAACCTGCACACACCAAAAAGATGCGTTGGTATATCCCAGCCTTAATGGAAGAACTCAGTTGTGCAAACAGGGACAAATCCTGTATTGTAAAAGGAAAGTTGTAATATTTGTGCTATTAAGGTTACTCAGCATGTGAACGTATTACACCTACAGAGAGTTAAACAATTATAAACAGTATTCTCTGTCTACAGTTCTACATAATTTGACATATTTAATGATATTCTTTGACACTGTGTGCATAGTTTTGtaacattaaaatgtaatcTTTGTCTACAGGTGGCTTCCATGCTCCTCCTGGTCACTTTGTCCATCCACCACCAGGTCATTTTGGCCCTGGGCCGGTTCAGTTTGGCCCTGGGCCTGTTCAGTTCGGCCCTGTGCCTGGTCAGTTTGGCCCTGGGCCTGGTCAGTTTGGCCCTGGGTTTGGCCCTGGGCCTGGCCACTTTTATGAAGGACATGCCACCACCGTCCTGTCACCTCAAGCCGCAGGCGCCAGAGTCACCGTCCTGCATGGGGAGATTTTCCAGTCCTTGCCCGTGCAGACTGTGTGTTCACACTGCCATCAGGCTATTGTCACCCGCATCTCTTACGACGTCGGCTTGATGAACACACTCTTCTGCCTCTTCTGCTTCTGTGTGGGGTAAGAATAATGCTGccgagatacacacacacacacacacacacacactggtctctaGGAATAAGACAAGAAGAAAAATGTCACAAAAAGTAGTAAAGGAGTTGTTTTTATATGGTTATTCATGTTTCTCCCATTTCTCCCCACTCAACTATAGGTGTGATCTGGGATGCTGCTTGATTCCCTGTCTGATTGATGACCTCAAGGATGTGACGCACACCTGCCCCAACTGCAAAGGCCACATCTACACATACAAGCGTATATGCTAACCCCCGACAGACATACTATAAAAACATGGATCTGCACACTTAGAAGCTCACAGCTCAGACAGCCTTTTTTGCTCAGTGTTTTGTGCTTCATTTAGCTGTCCTCTTAACAGTCTCATTTTATGAATAATTTGATTACCCTGCACTTGTTCCTAACTTTCAGATTAACGTCCTTTGCTATGTACATGCATCCAGTTACAATGTAGAGACCTCAAACACGGTTTATTAGTGGTTAAAGGAGAAACATACAGAGAGAACCGACAGACGTGGTAAATATTGCAAACTGATAAATTCCAAATGAAGGACCAGTGACAAAATGGTACGTGTTGCATGTTTTATGCGTGCTGTTGGAAAAAGGCGTGGGATTTTAGTCATTTAAGATGGGAGAAGGCAATTGTGCAAAGCTGTGAAAATTGTTGTTTACTAAAAATCAGCTGTGAATCTTGCTGAGGCAAATTTGTTAAGACAGCACTTGCAGGGTCAGTACTTAAGTTTTTAGTGTAATTATTTTATCTTATTTTAACACTAtccatatatgtatatataatataacaTAATGTTAATATTGAAGAATCTGAAGGTTTTGTTTAtgtcaaattattttcagataatTATTTATGTGGCAATTCACTTTGTCCTGTGTCCTGGATAATGTGTTCTAAATGTCAGTATAGTAAGTAACTTTATGACATTGGTCCTAACAAACTGTTTATGGCagattttacatttattttaggCTGCTTGTTTTCCCGCTTGAGAATGGTCAGAATAGAAGTATCTTTTATTATGTTTTCAGAGCTTTagattgtcattgtatagtgAATTTGCCAGAACTGTTAGTAATGCCCTTTTATTAGTATTAATGTACGTAGTTTTGATAATGAAgtgattgtttgtgtgtaacATGGTATTGCAAATGCCCAGTTCCCATGTGAAATTTCATACGTCCATAAAACAACAGTTGCCATTATATTGCTTCCCATTAGTTTTTTTCAACTGCTTTGGGTTTGTAATTGGTTAATGCTGGATTAATTTATCTTATGTGGAAATAGGAATGAGTGAttcttttttgaaaatattttgtcTATAGATATGGATTATATAAGGATAATACAACCAACACCAGGGATTAGGGTTTGCAACAATTATTTTCAGATATCTGAGCAGTGCAAAGGCAAACTGTCAGAGTGCTCTGCTAGAGAGGTTCATTAGAGTAATGAGATACTCTGCATGACAACACAGTAATTGTGTGCCGTATGTCCAACTTGCTGAGTGCAATGTATGTCAAGCTGTGATACCCACCTCAATCCAGAGCATATTATCCTTTCACTGGTAGACATTACATTTAGAATTATTAGCACTGTCCTTTTAAAAAACATTGTTTTGCTTCCTGGTTATTGTTACTGTTCAGACTCGCTACTCAGTAGGTTGATTGTCCTGGGAAAGCAGTACGGAGAGAATAGGATATTAAGTCCTCTAATTATGCACTATTTTATATTCAAACAAATCTCATGTCTTTTTTTAATGTGTACCACGTCATACTATCTGTCCAAGCTTGATGTTGGACCTACCAACTGTTCTTGGTGAGTTCCATGTCTAAGATTGCTTGCATTTAACTTATGCATGTTTGCTACTTATCAATCTAATTGTATTATCTGAGATGCTGTAATTTCAACAGATTTAATTGACAATCTTCTGATGTATGATCTGACATCTTGAAAGCTTACTGATGCTTAAATGAATAGGATTTCCAACTGCATTCAAAATGGAATGTATTCCAAATGATACATTTAGTTAATACAGAAAATGTGAAATACAATTGCATGTACATGCATTTAGCCAGTTAACTGGTTGTTTTCTGATAACATGGGATGCATCCAATGTGACGGTACACCCGATTCAAACTGGCTTGACATGCAAGATGTATAATAAACCAAGAATGAAAGGTTTGCATAGAATGTTGATCGTCTGTCTTGCTAATTGAAAATACTACATGCAGCATTGTGACTAGTGATGTTACTActttaataataaaataataatacattaagTTGATCTTTTATTGATCCTTTATATGATAATGTATTAATCCAACCAATATTACTATATGAaattaaccttttttttttttttaagtaaatgGGTTAAATAATATGTAATGTCTGCATAGAGCACTTTCCAGAAACAAATACAACACCAACACAGGAACCCCTTCACAAAATAGTCcaaatgtttgtgaatttggcAAAACAAATGTTATGTTTGTATAATGTGGATGATTCTGCAGACTAGCCATAGGTACATGTTGTTTCACTGTTGTCAGTGTCCTCAAAATACATGGCCAGAATATCAAAATGTTTAATCTCTCCATCGATGTCCACACTGGATATTGCAGCATTTATAAAAGGTTGTCATTGGTTCATCAGCTGATCTGGTCTGGATTTGCATGAAGTAGGCACGGGGGTGTTCACACTTCGGACATTTTTCTATgtaacacaaacaaaaaatagGGGACTAGATTACACAGAGAATCAAAACATCAAGAAAAATACAACTTTATATCAAAACCAAATACTATCGAATAGGACATGCTAAGGATAAGTTAAAAACCTGTCCCAGCAGGCATCAACTATATAGCAAGCAACTTGTTTACCTGGTGTGGAGTCAACGTTTTCCCAGGCTTTAGCACCACCAAGCACATCGTCAACCTCTTTTAGTTTGGGATATTTTCTGTTGTTTACCTGTGGATGAGAAAGAGACATTAATGTAGAATTTATATTGCTGCGACAATGTTAACTAGCTTTGTAGTTAGGTTAGGTACTTGTCTGATTTGGTTTTAAGCAACCTAGGTTGATTTACCTTCCTGGTGATGTTATGAACATAGGGACATGTATTACAGGCGAATCGGTAACACTTCTGACCTTCTTCGACAATCAACACATTTCCACATGTCGGACAAAATAGCAGCATGTTGATGTATTGGGCATCAACCACGTACGGAAGTTTCAGTAGTTACGACCACAGAAGAACCGCCTATAATGAAAGAACAAGCACAACGATTGGCTGTAGTGTAGACACGATGCGAGCCGACTTCCTGTGTGGCCTCGACTCCACAGTCTGATAAGGAGTTCGTTCCTATGGTTCGTTCTTGCACCGCAGATAGTCCCGATATTTATAGCATATTTTTCATCTGATTAGGAAATTAAAATGAGTAGGTAAATCAATAGTATAAATTGTTATACTTATAGGATATCTGCTTGTCATTATGTATGCTATTTGTATTTATCCATCGGACCTCATCACGGAACAGGGATTGTGGAGACGTTTGTTTTCTCCCCGGTACAAAAATGCCGACGTACACAATGCTTTGTAGTAAAGCAATGCTGCAGTCGAACAGTGAGAAATCCATAAGACAACTTTTTAAATGATTTATCACACCATTATCCGGTAATTATGGGAGATAATATCCCGTGCTCCCAGCTAGATGAGAGACCGCCTGTTGAAAAGGAAGATTCTGAACAGGTAGATGAAAAGATCAGTCAAATAGTAGAGGATACACCgtcagaagaggaggatgaagaagcACTGCCACACTCAGAAATACTGGACATCTTTGAAGAGGGGCTGGCACGGCTTGTGCAGGACCCTCTGCTTTGTGACCTGCCAATTCAGGTTGATTGTGCTAATTATTAGGCAaagattattttttatatttcttATTTGATAGTAGCCTATGTCCTTCTATGTCTCCACTCTGTTTAGGTACAGTTAGTTGCAGTAATCACCAATATCATTGTTTGATCATATGTTTCATATGCATTTTTTTATAGGTAACTCTAGAAGAGATCAATTCACAAATAGCTTTGGAGTATGGTCAGGCCATGACTGTCCGAATATTAAAAGCTGATGGTGAAGTGATGCGTGAGTTGACATCTTCTTTTAATCAATATTGTAGCCTGGGAACCAGACCAAAATGTGAGTTCTTGGTTTATTTTCCCTGGTAGATGGGACTGAATTGGAGGTTAGCCTATAATTGGTAACTTAAATGTAgttggggggaaaaaacatCTTGCAGCAAAATCTTGGTCAAAACAACCATATTTAATGAAATAAAAAAATCCAGGTTCAAgcttgacagtgcactgcttccccctcctgagtcgccggatggtggtccagaaccttttcgaagccgttcggaaggggtgctggagaggagggtccgtcggattgtcgaaccttggattcaggaggagcaatgtggttttcgtcctggtcgtggaactgtggaccagctctataccctcggcagggttctggagggtgcatgggagttcgcccaaccagtctacacatgttttgtggatttggaaaaggcgttcgaccgtgtccctcgggggctcatgtggggggtgctccgggagtacggggtaccggactccctgatcggggctgttcggtccctgtacgaccggtgccagagtttggtccgcattgccggtagtaagtcgaacttcttcccggtgagggttggactccgccagggctgccctttgtcaccgattctgttcataacttatatggacagaatttctaggcgcagccagggcgttgagggggtccggtttggggacctcaggatcgggtcgctgctttttgcggatgatgtggtcctgttggcttcatcggtggtgtggtgaagaaggagctgagtcgaaaggcgaagctctctatttaccagtcgatctacgttcctaccctcacctatggtcacgaactgtgggtagtgaccgaaagaacgagatcgcgaatacaagcggccgaaatgagttttctccgcagggtgtccgggctctcccttagagatagggtgagaagctcggtcatccgggaggggctcagagtagaaccgctgctcctccgcgtcgagaggggccagttgaggtggctcgggcatctgataaggatgcctcctggacgcctccctggtgaggtgttctgggcacgtcccactgggaagaggccccggtgaagacccaggacacgctggagggactatgtctctcggctggcctgggaacgcctcggggtcccccaggaagagctggtggaagtcaccggggagaggaaagtctgggcctccctgcttaggttgctgcccccgcgacccgacccccggacaagcggaagatgatggatggatggatggaggttcAAGCTTTGTTCCATTTGAACCATGGCCACCCTCCCTTTCAAACAGATTTCTCACTCAAAATCACAACTGTTTATCTGATTGGGGACAGGTTTAATATGGTAACTAATACGATAACTATACAGAGGAGTGCCATTGAGACATTTTTGTAAACGACCAAAATTAGGTtttgttgctctgattggtttaatttatcacatttcatacaattgtGTCCAGAGGCATTTTGGTCTTTGCCCCTTGATAACGTCCCTTGGATCCTGAAAATTAACTCAGAGGATCCAAACTAATACGCATTTGTAAATTTGTCTGGCGATGCTAGGTAATCGGTGTGATAAAATAACTGAGTGAAATGGTTTTTTTTTTCCAgtctcttgcactttttgatgTAGACTTGTAACCAATATGTATAAAAAGTACCTGATGTAATCTTTTTTCAGCCATAGTTGTGGTGCAAAATGCAACAGTACTGGATTTGAAGAAGGCCATCTGCAGATTCATGGAGCTCAaacagcagagggagggaggagtgaaatACATTAGCTGGTATTTcttacacacaccatatacatacAAGCCAATCTCTGGAAATTTCAGAcaataaaaacaagaaagttgtcattacaaaaaataacatttcaattgtattgttttgtGCAGGAGGTATGTTTGGAGAACATTTCATTTAATGTTCCAAGGGGAGAAGCTTGAGGATGACAAAACAAAACTAAAAGAGTAAGAATTTATAGAACATGAATTTCAATGTGTATGAggaccatcaccaccaccactactgCTATTAATATCTTAAAtggataaaatgttttattgacatTATTGTCATGTTGGAATGTCTTTtctaatattttttttacttctttAGCTATGGAATCAGGAACAGAGATGAAGTGACATTCATGAAGAGGCTGAGGAAGAAATGACATTGACGGACAGTCATTTTTTGCTATTTTCGACCAAATGTTCTTGATCAAATTAATAATCTGTAATTGATATATGTCAATTATTGCTAAACCAATAGCATCTTTTAGGAAATAGAATGTTTTATCACAGTTAACTAGTTAAGACTGGTAATTGTATGTCAGCTTTCTGATTTGCAATGCAAATCATCTGTTTTCAAAGGCCTTTTGGCTGTTACATAATATGCAAACTATACCTACAGTGGAATTTATGCTAGTTGTGGCACCCTCCATTTGTCTCTTTTATGAAAAAGTTATTACTTTTAATTACACTTTGTAACACactttgtgtgttttatttcaGACCTTTACCGTGTCAGCTTGTCGTTGCCCTATTGGAGTTCTTTAAAATCAAAGATGACATTTTAGGGCCAGGTGGAAATGTCACTGAacgtaatatatattttttggtatttgtcttttttttttactattttcTATGTGTTTGCTTTGTAAAAATGTGTACTGTTGCCCTTACGATGGAATAAAATTTGAGTTACATCATACTGTCTATGAATCTTATCTTTTTTTGTAATCCCACAAGCTTGGTTTGAATAAATTATAATTTCCCTGTGACAGTTTAACTTCCTTTTGTATCTTCCTTCTACAGCACAACAACATTAGAAGGGGGAGCAGCCAGAATACGACCAACAAGTCACCATTATCACGGTTATCTTGCAGCCTGGTTGCGTTATAAGGGTGAGCTGAATTTTCTAATAAATATTTGAGTTGCCTTTAACATGTGCCTGACATGAAAGCAACGTGTTATAGTAAAATTCTGGACTTACTCTAAGTGGTTTACCTGGTGTTACTCCTGGTTCTCTTCAGCCAGCACAATGGCAGACCGGTCTGAGCaacaggagctggagaagatATCAATGAAGTTAAACAGCTTATCGTTCAAGAAGAATCAGCTTAATGACCGCCGTAACATGCTTATTGTGCTGCAGGATTACAAGAGCCATGTGAACTATACCAGTGCAGGTATAAAATCAGCATGCTTTCATTGTTCTGTGTATGGAAGTGATTGGGGCTGAAAACATATCGTCAAATGTTTAGTATAAATGTCCTTTCTGTAGATTTTCACAATGATGATCCTTGTTTGGCTTAATCGCTCAAAGAAAGTATATCATTTTGTATTGGTTATTTGTTAAGTGGATATGTAATGCAGTTTCTGGAGACCCAGTATAGTCGTTTTTTTCTAACGAAAGTCCTGTTTTTGTTGGCCAGGAAACAGCTCAGCGCAGCAGTATGAGATTGATTGCATCGATGCTGAGCTGAGGGAGGTGGCTGAAAAGATGAAAGAGATGCAGGAGTTCTATGATGAGCTTAGCCAAAAACGAAAGAAAGGTGGATCTACA contains:
- the polr3k gene encoding DNA-directed RNA polymerase III subunit RPC10, with translation MLLFCPTCGNVLIVEEGQKCYRFACNTCPYVHNITRKVNNRKYPKLKEVDDVLGGAKAWENVDSTPEKCPKCEHPRAYFMQIQTRSADEPMTTFYKCCNIQCGHRWRD
- the cdip1 gene encoding cell death-inducing p53-target protein 1, encoding MSSDPPPPYSGGPSAPLVEEKNGQPVGQPAASAEAPITVGPPQGQPLPPDYGPPPYEASLQPGFLPPHVPGDGPMPMPILSPHGGFHAPPGHFVHPPPGHFGPGPVQFGPGPVQFGPVPGQFGPGPGQFGPGFGPGPGHFYEGHATTVLSPQAAGARVTVLHGEIFQSLPVQTVCSHCHQAIVTRISYDVGLMNTLFCLFCFCVGCDLGCCLIPCLIDDLKDVTHTCPNCKGHIYTYKRIC
- the snrnp25 gene encoding U11/U12 small nuclear ribonucleoprotein 25 kDa protein; amino-acid sequence: MGDNIPCSQLDERPPVEKEDSEQVDEKISQIVEDTPSEEEDEEALPHSEILDIFEEGLARLVQDPLLCDLPIQVTLEEINSQIALEYGQAMTVRILKADGEVMPIVVVQNATVLDLKKAICRFMELKQQREGGVKYISWRYVWRTFHLMFQGEKLEDDKTKLKDYGIRNRDEVTFMKRLRKK
- the LOC134011047 gene encoding uncharacterized protein LOC134011047 isoform X1 — encoded protein: MSLNVIYIFCTTTLEGGAARIRPTSHHYHGYLAAWLRYKASTMADRSEQQELEKISMKLNSLSFKKNQLNDRRNMLIVLQDYKSHVNYTSAGNSSAQQYEIDCIDAELREVAEKMKEMQEFYDELSQKRKKDVIHQSGSSVLPLSPEPYIILIEAPPMTPAPIVILDVTKLPPWPSQTQCPECRQFITTETVTSIGSVSCLVCVMLAMIGCLAGCCFLPFCTNHFKDVTHKCPKCRTCIHKITKL